A genomic window from Sanguibacter antarcticus includes:
- a CDS encoding maltokinase N-terminal cap-like domain-containing protein produces MDPKTGHDGVTLDLDDGEILRLLEAWLPSRRWYPAKGVDVVLSCTARIPMPSDAQGGRQPFIAIVRARREGAGGVDVTLQVPLVLEQEGADPAARPAGPVVDPSALVGTTSAGRLYDGAQHPAFWSAWLDAATWAEEDRPARQPYDFTGAHILSVEQSNSSVLLPRVAGGTMLKILRTLAPGDNPDVVVPLALTRAGWHGVPTPYAWHELTIDDPEGSWRAHAGVLAELVPDATDGFELACSLAADGRPFNGPARELGTQVAQMHSALRRAFVDEVRDVDPAWLLDALRRRVRSASSASAAVRERATEIEAFLAHMSSVTDDAVRQGRPLPPVQRIHGDLHLGQALYSPQTGWRILDFEGEPLRPLRERTRPDLGERDVTGMLRSFDYAAAVGHAGSTEWARAARRAFLEGYNGYLTVPGALGFGQRPSLADRVLILDSFELDKALYEVVYEERNRPDWTHIPLAAIDRILGR; encoded by the coding sequence GTGGATCCGAAGACAGGGCACGACGGCGTGACGCTCGACCTCGACGACGGCGAGATCCTCAGGCTGCTCGAGGCGTGGTTGCCGTCCCGTCGGTGGTATCCGGCCAAGGGCGTCGACGTCGTCCTGTCGTGCACCGCCCGGATCCCCATGCCCTCCGACGCGCAGGGAGGACGACAGCCGTTCATCGCGATCGTCCGAGCCCGACGCGAGGGGGCCGGGGGCGTCGACGTGACGCTCCAGGTCCCCCTCGTGCTCGAGCAGGAGGGCGCTGACCCGGCCGCGCGTCCGGCCGGCCCGGTCGTCGACCCGTCTGCGCTCGTCGGCACGACCTCAGCCGGCCGTCTCTACGACGGTGCACAGCACCCTGCGTTCTGGTCGGCGTGGTTGGACGCTGCCACCTGGGCCGAGGAAGACCGGCCCGCACGCCAGCCCTACGACTTCACCGGTGCGCACATCCTCTCCGTCGAGCAGTCGAACAGCTCGGTCCTCCTCCCCCGGGTCGCCGGGGGCACGATGCTCAAGATCCTCCGGACGCTGGCCCCCGGGGACAACCCGGACGTCGTCGTCCCGCTGGCGCTGACGCGCGCGGGATGGCACGGCGTGCCGACGCCGTACGCGTGGCACGAGCTCACCATCGACGACCCTGAAGGCTCCTGGCGCGCCCACGCAGGCGTCCTCGCCGAGCTCGTCCCGGACGCCACGGACGGCTTCGAGCTCGCGTGCTCGCTCGCCGCCGACGGCCGCCCCTTCAACGGACCGGCTCGCGAGCTCGGCACCCAGGTCGCGCAGATGCACAGCGCCCTCCGACGCGCCTTCGTCGACGAGGTCCGCGACGTCGACCCCGCGTGGCTGCTCGACGCCCTGCGGCGTCGGGTCCGCTCTGCCAGCTCTGCGAGCGCCGCGGTCCGCGAGCGGGCGACGGAGATCGAAGCGTTCCTCGCGCACATGAGCTCGGTGACGGACGACGCCGTCCGCCAAGGACGCCCGCTCCCGCCCGTGCAGCGCATCCACGGTGACCTCCACCTCGGCCAGGCCCTCTACAGCCCCCAGACAGGATGGAGGATCCTCGACTTCGAGGGCGAGCCCCTGCGGCCTCTGCGCGAACGCACTCGACCCGATCTCGGTGAGCGTGACGTGACAGGGATGCTCCGTTCCTTCGACTACGCCGCAGCGGTCGGTCATGCCGGCTCCACCGAGTGGGCACGTGCCGCGCGCCGCGCCTTCCTCGAGGGGTACAACGGCTACCTCACCGTCCCTGGGGCGCTGGGGTTCGGACAGCGCCCCTCGCTGGCGGACCGCGTGCTGATCCTCGACTCGTTCGAGCTCGACAAAGCCTTGTACGAGGTCGTGTATGAAGAGCGCAACCGCCCCGACTGGACACACATCCCTCTCGCGGCGATCGACCGGATCCTCGGCCGCTAG
- a CDS encoding FKBP-type peptidyl-prolyl cis-trans isomerase, translating to MTALTLGAALLLSACGADAESEATPSESATDAAATEPTPTAEDIAAVDAVTLTGDPGTKPTLEFATPLTTSAPVIRLIDEGTGEEILAGSLVGLQSVSYTGTDGVESQSTWETEPGEITIGDPGIVATLSTALEGQKVGARFILANMDQNGETQVIAIEAVSTRTIPSRAEGEAVAPVDGLPTVTLDDTGKPSIEVPDGYTAPAELVTQPLITGAGAPVEAGQSVTFQYSGWKVSDGTLFDSSWENGSAFTTTIGTGSVIPGWDQGLVGQTVGSQVLLVIPKSLAYEGQESDLADEDLIFVVDILDAK from the coding sequence ATGACCGCACTCACTCTCGGGGCCGCACTGCTCCTCTCCGCCTGTGGCGCAGACGCCGAATCAGAGGCGACGCCTTCTGAGTCCGCGACGGACGCAGCGGCAACCGAGCCGACGCCCACGGCTGAAGACATCGCTGCTGTCGACGCTGTGACGCTCACCGGGGACCCCGGCACGAAGCCGACGCTGGAGTTCGCAACTCCATTGACGACGAGTGCACCAGTCATCCGCCTCATCGACGAGGGCACAGGCGAGGAGATCCTCGCCGGGAGCCTCGTCGGGCTGCAGTCGGTCAGCTACACCGGCACCGACGGTGTCGAGTCTCAGTCGACCTGGGAGACGGAGCCCGGCGAGATCACCATCGGCGACCCGGGCATCGTCGCGACGCTGAGCACTGCGCTCGAAGGCCAGAAGGTCGGGGCCCGGTTCATCCTTGCGAACATGGACCAAAACGGAGAGACCCAGGTGATCGCGATCGAGGCCGTCTCCACTCGGACGATCCCCTCCCGTGCCGAGGGCGAGGCCGTCGCACCGGTCGATGGTCTCCCGACAGTCACGCTCGACGACACGGGCAAGCCGAGCATCGAGGTCCCCGACGGCTACACGGCGCCCGCCGAGCTCGTGACCCAGCCGCTCATCACGGGTGCTGGTGCACCTGTTGAAGCAGGCCAGTCCGTCACGTTCCAGTACTCGGGATGGAAGGTCTCTGACGGGACGCTCTTCGACTCCTCGTGGGAGAACGGCTCGGCATTCACCACGACGATCGGTACCGGATCGGTCATCCCCGGCTGGGACCAGGGCCTCGTCGGCCAGACCGTCGGCAGCCAGGTGCTGCTGGTCATCCCGAAGTCGCTCGCGTACGAAGGCCAAGAGAGCGACCTCGCGGACGAGGACCTCATCTTCGTCGTCGACATCCTCGACGCGAAGTAG
- the treS gene encoding maltose alpha-D-glucosyltransferase, whose translation MTTHPIANPITAPIPIAALPPRRQPTAPGGGTSDHPDERETKQHGLTDDPEWFKTAVFYEVIVRAFSDSTGAGSGDIRGLIQRLDYIQWLGIDCLWLPPFYPSPLRDGGYDVADYTAISPQYGSMADFTELIEEAHRRNIRVVIDLVMNHTSDEHPWFQASRSDPEGPYGDFYVWNDENTKYPDARIIFVDTETSNWTFDPVRRQYFWHRFFSHQPDLNFENPKVVDAMLDVARYWCQVGVDGFRLDAVPYLFESEGTNCENLPETHQFLRQVRTMIDEEFPGTIMLAEANQWPEEVVQYYGTEKEPECHMCFHFPVMPRIFFAIKDQRAKQILDILADTPAIPAGAQWGTFLRNHDELTLEMVSTEERASMYGWYAPDPRMRANIGIRRRLAPLLDNSRNEIELAHALLLSLPGSPCLYYGDEIGMGDNIWLPDRDAVRTPMQWTPDRNAGFSTADPGKLYLPLIQSLAHNFQYANVEAQWAQPTSLLHWVHGMLKVRKLHPAFGTGTFVPLVAENESVLAFLRVSSEETIFCVTNLAATARAAKVSIPGHAGGTLTDLFGGAPIASISKDGEVVMTLGSREFFWLKVT comes from the coding sequence TTGACGACCCACCCGATCGCCAACCCGATCACTGCGCCCATCCCCATCGCGGCTCTCCCACCGCGCCGTCAACCGACCGCTCCGGGCGGGGGGACGAGCGACCATCCAGACGAGCGAGAGACCAAGCAGCACGGTCTCACCGACGACCCGGAGTGGTTCAAGACCGCCGTGTTCTACGAGGTGATCGTTCGTGCATTCTCCGACTCCACGGGGGCCGGCTCCGGCGACATCCGTGGACTCATCCAGAGGCTGGACTACATCCAGTGGCTCGGCATCGACTGCCTGTGGCTCCCCCCGTTCTACCCCAGCCCGCTGCGCGACGGCGGCTACGACGTCGCGGACTACACCGCGATCTCCCCCCAGTACGGGTCGATGGCGGACTTCACCGAGCTCATCGAGGAAGCCCACCGGCGCAACATCCGCGTCGTCATCGACCTCGTCATGAACCACACGAGCGACGAGCACCCGTGGTTCCAGGCGTCGCGCTCGGACCCCGAGGGACCGTACGGCGACTTCTACGTGTGGAACGACGAGAACACGAAGTACCCGGACGCACGCATCATCTTCGTCGACACCGAGACGTCCAACTGGACGTTCGACCCCGTGCGCAGACAGTACTTCTGGCACAGGTTCTTCTCTCACCAGCCCGACCTCAACTTCGAGAACCCCAAGGTCGTCGACGCGATGCTCGACGTCGCTCGGTACTGGTGCCAGGTGGGTGTCGACGGCTTCCGTCTCGACGCAGTGCCCTACCTCTTCGAGTCCGAGGGCACGAACTGCGAGAACCTCCCCGAGACGCACCAGTTCCTGCGGCAGGTCCGCACGATGATCGACGAGGAGTTCCCGGGCACGATCATGCTGGCCGAGGCGAACCAGTGGCCGGAGGAGGTCGTGCAGTACTACGGCACCGAGAAGGAGCCGGAGTGCCACATGTGCTTCCACTTCCCCGTCATGCCTCGGATCTTCTTCGCGATCAAGGACCAACGGGCGAAGCAGATCCTCGATATCCTCGCCGACACCCCGGCGATCCCCGCGGGTGCCCAGTGGGGCACGTTCCTCCGCAACCACGACGAGCTGACGCTCGAGATGGTCTCGACAGAAGAGCGCGCCTCGATGTACGGGTGGTACGCACCCGACCCACGGATGCGTGCCAACATCGGCATCCGGCGGCGGCTCGCGCCACTGCTCGACAACTCCCGCAACGAGATCGAGCTCGCCCACGCCCTGCTCCTCTCCCTCCCCGGCAGCCCGTGCCTCTACTACGGCGACGAGATCGGGATGGGTGACAACATCTGGCTGCCGGACCGCGACGCGGTCCGGACGCCGATGCAGTGGACGCCAGACCGCAACGCAGGCTTCTCCACAGCGGACCCGGGAAAGCTCTATCTCCCGCTCATCCAGTCGCTCGCGCACAACTTCCAGTACGCGAACGTCGAGGCGCAGTGGGCCCAGCCCACGTCGCTCCTGCACTGGGTGCACGGCATGCTCAAGGTGCGCAAGCTGCACCCTGCGTTCGGGACCGGAACGTTCGTCCCGCTCGTGGCGGAGAACGAGTCTGTCCTGGCGTTCTTGCGGGTCTCGTCGGAGGAGACGATCTTCTGCGTGACCAACCTCGCAGCGACCGCACGTGCTGCCAAGGTCAGCATCCCCGGCCACGCGGGGGGCACGCTCACGGACCTCTTCGGAGGTGCGCCGATCGCGTCGATCAGCAAGGACGGGGAAGTCGTGATGACATTGGGCTCGCGGGAGTTCTTCTGGCTCAAGGTCACCTGA
- a CDS encoding alpha/beta fold hydrolase, with protein sequence MSSSSLDLHLYRVAPGGGACVVLLHGFPLDHRMWDDVAALLPADVSVVAPDLPGLGASPLDGEQPPSLEAAADEVAAAVRRGGFAEIVVVGLSMGGYVALALLERHPELVVGLVLVDTRSTPDTDETRARRLRIADDVVQTGALVPVSDASGLVGLTTRTGRPEVVARLEAWIREQSPEGVAWSQRAMASRPDRTSVLASFSGPSAVVVGDEDELAPPAAAEHMAVHLPDARVVLVPGSGHMSAVEAPVPVASAIADVVGRVRQRT encoded by the coding sequence ATGTCGTCGTCCTCGCTCGACCTGCACCTGTATCGCGTGGCACCCGGAGGCGGTGCGTGCGTCGTCCTTCTCCACGGGTTCCCTCTCGACCACCGGATGTGGGACGACGTCGCCGCTCTGCTCCCCGCGGACGTGAGCGTCGTCGCCCCGGACCTTCCCGGCCTCGGCGCCTCTCCGCTTGACGGTGAGCAGCCGCCGTCCCTCGAGGCCGCGGCCGACGAGGTCGCAGCGGCCGTCCGGCGCGGCGGCTTCGCCGAGATCGTCGTCGTCGGGCTCTCCATGGGTGGATACGTGGCGCTCGCGCTGCTCGAGCGCCACCCGGAGCTCGTCGTCGGTCTCGTGCTGGTCGACACGCGCTCGACGCCTGACACCGACGAGACACGTGCACGTCGGTTGCGGATCGCCGACGACGTCGTGCAGACCGGGGCGCTGGTGCCCGTGAGTGACGCCTCTGGGCTCGTGGGGCTGACGACGCGCACAGGTCGCCCGGAGGTCGTCGCTCGGCTCGAGGCCTGGATCCGGGAGCAGTCGCCGGAGGGCGTCGCATGGTCCCAACGAGCGATGGCCTCACGCCCTGACCGGACCTCGGTGCTCGCGTCGTTCTCCGGTCCGTCGGCTGTGGTCGTCGGTGACGAAGACGAGCTGGCTCCGCCCGCGGCAGCAGAGCACATGGCTGTGCATCTACCAGACGCGCGCGTCGTCCTGGTCCCCGGCTCGGGGCACATGAGCGCTGTCGAGGCGCCGGTCCCTGTCGCGTCGGCGATCGCCGACGTCGTGGGTCGGGTACGCCAGCGCACGTGA
- the glgB gene encoding 1,4-alpha-glucan branching protein GlgB, whose amino-acid sequence MTDQTLPPTDSPTPLPVLADTLAAVAHGTFHDPHSVLGAHVHPSGDAVTLRALRPFADEVSFVTATGEHPARHEQDGIWVTTMRVPDGKVPDYRIGVRYADSSSITDDPYRFLPTVGEVDQHLIREGRHEELWTVLGANTKDYPSELGDVHGTAFAVWAPNAQAVRLIGDFNSWSGSSHSMRSIGSTGIWELFLPGLGGGTRYKFEILGPDGSWRQKADPMAKGTEVPPATASVVVESDYTWQDDAWLSHREATDPHNGALSIYEVHLGSWRRSLGYRELATQLTEYVLEMGFTHVELMPVAEHPFGGSWGYQVTSYYAPTSRFGHPDDFRYLVDSLHAAGIGVIVDWVPAHFPKDEWALARFDGTPLYEHPDPLLGEHADWGTYVFNFGRSEVRNFLVANATYWLEEFHIDGLRVDAVASMLYLDYSRDPGQWRPNINGGRENLEAIEFLQETNATAYRRSPGVMLIAEESTAWAGVTRPTSAGGLGFGLKWNMGWMNDTLRYLAEAPINRRYHHHEATFSMVYAYSEQFVLPISHDEVVHGKGSLLHKMPGDDWQQRAGVRVLFAYQWAHPGKKLTFMGNEIAQPAEWAESGTLDWDVLADEGHAGVQRLVRDLNSVYREHPALWALDHHPSGFEWLDENDADHNVLSFLRKDSNGNVVAVVVNFAGTPHEGYRVPLPSGGVWKEVLNTDATVYGGSGVGNLGAVTAEKVSAAGRPFSALLSVPPLGAIYLTPEG is encoded by the coding sequence ATGACGGATCAGACCCTGCCACCGACCGACTCGCCCACGCCGCTGCCCGTCTTGGCCGACACTCTCGCAGCGGTCGCGCACGGCACGTTCCACGACCCGCACAGCGTCCTGGGTGCGCACGTCCACCCCTCCGGCGACGCCGTGACCCTGCGTGCGCTGCGCCCCTTCGCCGACGAGGTCTCTTTCGTCACAGCGACGGGCGAGCACCCGGCACGCCACGAGCAAGACGGCATCTGGGTCACGACGATGCGGGTGCCTGACGGCAAGGTGCCCGACTACCGGATCGGTGTCCGCTACGCAGACTCGTCGTCGATCACCGACGACCCGTACCGCTTCCTGCCGACGGTCGGAGAGGTCGACCAGCACCTCATCCGCGAGGGCCGGCACGAGGAGCTCTGGACGGTGCTCGGTGCCAACACCAAGGACTACCCGAGCGAGCTCGGTGACGTCCACGGAACAGCGTTCGCCGTCTGGGCGCCGAACGCGCAGGCGGTCCGGCTCATCGGAGACTTCAACAGCTGGAGCGGCTCCTCGCACTCGATGCGATCCATCGGGTCCACCGGCATCTGGGAGCTGTTCCTCCCCGGTCTCGGTGGCGGGACCCGCTACAAGTTCGAGATCCTCGGCCCAGACGGTTCGTGGCGCCAGAAGGCGGACCCCATGGCCAAGGGGACCGAGGTCCCGCCCGCTACCGCGTCCGTGGTCGTCGAGTCCGACTACACCTGGCAAGACGACGCGTGGCTGTCCCACCGCGAGGCCACCGACCCGCACAACGGCGCCTTGAGCATCTACGAGGTGCACCTCGGATCGTGGCGCCGGTCCCTCGGCTACCGTGAGCTGGCGACCCAGCTCACCGAGTACGTCCTCGAGATGGGATTCACCCACGTCGAGCTCATGCCGGTGGCGGAGCACCCGTTCGGCGGGTCGTGGGGATATCAGGTCACGTCGTACTACGCGCCGACCTCTCGCTTCGGGCACCCAGACGACTTCCGCTACCTCGTCGACAGCCTCCACGCGGCAGGCATCGGAGTCATCGTCGACTGGGTCCCCGCCCATTTTCCCAAGGACGAGTGGGCTCTCGCCAGGTTCGACGGGACGCCGCTGTACGAGCACCCGGACCCGCTGCTCGGTGAGCACGCCGACTGGGGCACGTACGTGTTCAACTTCGGCCGGTCCGAGGTCCGCAACTTCCTCGTCGCGAACGCGACCTACTGGCTCGAAGAGTTCCACATCGACGGTCTGCGCGTCGACGCGGTCGCCTCGATGCTGTACCTCGACTACTCACGCGACCCGGGTCAGTGGCGCCCGAACATCAACGGAGGTCGTGAGAACCTCGAAGCGATCGAGTTCCTCCAGGAGACCAACGCGACGGCCTACCGGCGCAGCCCGGGCGTCATGCTCATCGCTGAGGAGTCGACCGCCTGGGCCGGGGTCACGCGCCCCACGAGCGCCGGTGGTCTCGGGTTCGGGCTCAAGTGGAACATGGGGTGGATGAACGACACGCTCCGGTACCTTGCTGAAGCCCCCATCAACCGGCGGTACCACCACCACGAGGCGACGTTCTCGATGGTCTATGCGTACTCGGAGCAGTTCGTCCTGCCGATCAGCCACGACGAGGTCGTGCACGGCAAGGGGTCGCTCCTGCACAAGATGCCCGGCGACGACTGGCAGCAGCGTGCCGGGGTCCGTGTGCTCTTCGCCTACCAGTGGGCGCACCCCGGGAAGAAGCTCACCTTCATGGGCAACGAGATCGCCCAGCCCGCCGAGTGGGCCGAGTCCGGCACACTCGACTGGGACGTCCTCGCCGACGAGGGGCACGCTGGCGTCCAGCGCCTCGTCCGCGACCTCAACAGCGTCTACCGCGAGCACCCGGCGCTGTGGGCGCTGGACCACCACCCGTCCGGCTTCGAGTGGCTCGACGAGAACGACGCGGACCACAACGTGTTGTCCTTCTTGCGCAAGGACTCGAACGGGAACGTCGTCGCTGTCGTCGTGAACTTTGCCGGGACGCCGCACGAGGGCTACCGGGTGCCGCTCCCGTCCGGTGGGGTGTGGAAAGAGGTGCTGAACACTGATGCCACCGTCTACGGCGGCTCAGGCGTCGGCAACCTCGGCGCGGTGACAGCGGAGAAGGTCTCTGCTGCTGGACGGCCCTTCTCGGCTCTCCTCAGCGTTCCGCCCCTGGGCGCGATCTACCTCACCCCCGAGGGCTGA
- the nrdF gene encoding class 1b ribonucleoside-diphosphate reductase subunit beta, translating into MTPTGKLKLIDRVHAINWNRVEDDKDAEVWDRLVGNFWLPEKVPVSNDIQSWATLTPVEKELTTRVFTGLTLLDTIQGTVGAVSLIPDSITPHEEAVYTNIAFMESVHAKSYSSIFSTLISTQEIDDAFRWSEENVNLQRKAEIVLGYYHGDSPLKRKVASTLLESFLFYSGFYLPMYWSSRAKLTNTADLIRLIIRDEAVHGYYIGYKYQKGLEKLSPAERDEMKAYTFELLFELYENEVQYTADLYDGVGLTEDVKKFLRYNANKALMNLGYEGLFPKDETDVNPAILSALSPNADENHDFFSGSGSSYVIGKAVNTEDEDWNF; encoded by the coding sequence ATGACCCCCACAGGAAAGCTCAAGCTCATCGACCGCGTTCACGCGATCAACTGGAACCGCGTCGAGGACGACAAGGACGCCGAGGTGTGGGACCGGCTCGTCGGGAACTTCTGGCTGCCCGAGAAGGTGCCCGTCTCCAACGACATCCAGTCGTGGGCGACCCTCACTCCTGTCGAGAAGGAGCTGACGACCCGCGTCTTCACGGGGCTCACGCTCCTCGACACGATCCAAGGGACCGTCGGTGCCGTCAGCCTCATCCCTGACTCGATCACGCCGCACGAAGAAGCCGTCTACACGAACATCGCGTTCATGGAGTCGGTCCACGCGAAGAGTTATTCGTCGATCTTCTCGACGCTCATCTCCACACAGGAGATCGACGACGCGTTCCGTTGGTCCGAGGAGAACGTCAACCTCCAGCGCAAGGCGGAGATCGTCCTCGGTTACTACCACGGGGACTCGCCGCTCAAGCGGAAGGTCGCGTCGACGCTGCTCGAGTCGTTCCTCTTCTACTCCGGCTTCTACCTGCCGATGTACTGGTCGAGCCGGGCGAAGCTCACGAACACGGCAGACCTCATCCGCCTCATCATCCGTGACGAGGCCGTGCACGGGTACTACATCGGCTACAAGTACCAGAAGGGCCTCGAGAAGCTCTCGCCGGCCGAGCGTGACGAGATGAAGGCGTATACCTTCGAGCTGCTCTTCGAGCTCTACGAGAACGAGGTCCAGTACACCGCAGACCTCTACGACGGCGTCGGTCTCACCGAGGACGTCAAGAAGTTCCTGCGCTACAACGCCAACAAGGCGCTCATGAACCTCGGCTACGAGGGTCTGTTCCCCAAGGACGAGACGGACGTCAATCCGGCGATCCTCTCGGCGCTGAGCCCGAACGCCGACGAGAACCACGACTTCTTCTCCGGTTCCGGGTCGTCGTACGTCATCGGCAAGGCCGTCAACACCGAAGACGAAGACTGGAACTTCTGA
- a CDS encoding tetratricopeptide repeat protein, translated as MSLPGPSGSQFDVRGAVDLSAFGKPTAPPPGAPGGAPPAGGFVVDITDEMFPSLVQQSAQVPVVALLWTPTDAESVRLATDLAALTQEYAGRFLLGRVNVVDFPQVAEAFQVTAFPTVVAILGQQPVPLFQGAVEREQIRGVLEQLLEAAQQNGITGVLAADGAEPAAEEAAPAEPDLPPLHQKAFDAIDADDLDTAVSAYEQALRENPRDDLATAGLAQVRLLQRTKGADLAAVRAAAAAAPEDIDAQLAVADLDLLGGKVEDALGRLIALVPAAPDREVLRVRLVEYFNLLGPQDPRVVPARRALTNALY; from the coding sequence ATGAGTCTTCCTGGTCCCTCCGGTTCACAGTTCGACGTCCGTGGTGCGGTCGACCTCTCCGCGTTCGGCAAGCCCACTGCTCCGCCTCCTGGGGCACCCGGTGGTGCCCCGCCCGCTGGCGGCTTCGTCGTGGACATCACGGACGAGATGTTCCCCTCGCTCGTCCAGCAGTCCGCACAGGTCCCGGTCGTCGCGCTGCTGTGGACGCCGACAGACGCCGAGTCCGTCCGGCTCGCGACCGACCTCGCAGCCCTCACGCAGGAGTACGCCGGGCGGTTCTTGCTCGGGCGCGTCAACGTCGTCGACTTCCCCCAGGTTGCCGAGGCGTTCCAGGTCACGGCGTTCCCGACGGTCGTCGCGATCCTCGGCCAGCAACCGGTGCCCCTCTTCCAAGGGGCCGTCGAGCGTGAGCAGATCCGTGGTGTGCTCGAGCAGCTCCTCGAAGCGGCACAGCAGAACGGCATCACCGGTGTGCTCGCAGCCGACGGTGCCGAACCAGCGGCCGAGGAAGCGGCCCCGGCCGAACCAGACCTGCCACCCCTGCACCAGAAGGCGTTCGACGCGATCGACGCCGACGACCTCGATACGGCAGTCTCCGCATACGAGCAGGCCCTGCGGGAGAACCCTCGGGACGACCTGGCGACAGCAGGGCTCGCCCAGGTGCGTCTCCTGCAGCGCACCAAGGGTGCTGACCTGGCGGCCGTCCGTGCGGCGGCAGCAGCCGCGCCGGAGGACATCGACGCACAGCTCGCCGTGGCGGATCTCGACCTTCTGGGCGGAAAGGTCGAGGATGCCCTCGGACGGCTCATCGCGCTCGTCCCAGCGGCTCCTGACCGCGAGGTCCTGCGCGTGCGCCTCGTCGAGTACTTCAACTTGCTCGGCCCGCAGGACCCGCGAGTCGTGCCGGCGCGTCGAGCACTGACGAACGCTCTCTACTGA